CCCTCGTTGAAGACTGCGACACGGTCGGACAGGCTCAGGGCTTCTTCTTGGTCGTGGGTGACGAACAAGAAGGTGATGCCGAGGTCGCGCTGGACCTGCTTCAGCTCGACCTGCATCTGCTCACGAAGCTTCAGGTCCAGGGCTCCCAGAGGCTCGTCCAGGAGCAGCACCTTGGGCTCGACGACACTGGCGCGCGCCAGGGCGATGCGCTGCCTCTGACCCCCGGACAGCTGGGCGGGCTTGCGCTGCGCCGTGTGGGCGAGTCGCACCGCCTCCAGCGCCTGCATCGCCATCTCGCGTCGCCGCGCCGCCTTGATGCCGCGCACCCGCAGCCCGTAGGCGACGTTGTCGAGCACTGACATGTGGGGGAACAGCGCGTAGTCCTGGAAGACCGTGGAGACATCGCGCTGGAACGCGGGCCTTGACGTGACGTCATCACCGAAGAGCTCGATCGAGCCCGAGGTGGGCTGCTCGAAGCCCGCGACGAGCCGGAGCATGGTGGTCTTGCCTGAACCCGACGGGCCGAGCATGGAGAAGAACTCGCCGGACTGGACGTCCAGGTCGACGGCGTCGACGGCCGTCACGCCGGCGAACCTCTTGGTGATCCCGGTCAGGCGGATTGCTGGGGTGCTGCTCATGCGGTTCCCTTCGACTCCATCGTCTTAAAACATATGGAACCATATTTCAGACGAGGGCGGCAAGAGTTACAATCGCGTGACGCCGCCAGTTGCGGCGCCCTCCGGCCTCCCCGACCGAACAGCACCACCTCCAGGAGACGCATGACGCGCCAAGCCAGGCACATCGACGCGGCGCTGTCCGTGGTCTTCGCGCCACTGGACGACGGTGCACGTGCTGGGCTTGTGGAACGGCGCCTGACCGACGCGATCGTCAGCGGTGTGCTGAGGGACGGGGAACGCCTGCCCAGCGAGGCCACGATGGCCCGCCAGCTGGGGGTCGCGCTGGTGACAGCACGTGAGGCGCTCGAGGCGGTGCGCGAGCGCGGCCTGGTGCAGACCCGCCGCGGACGAGAGGGCGGGAGCTACGTCACCTGCGACGCCGCAGCCGCTGACCAGTGGGCTCGGCGCAGGCTGCGCGACAGCAGCCGCATCGAGCTGCGGGACATCGCCTTGCACGTCAGCGCGATTCTGGGGATGGCCGCAGAGGTCGCTACCGACCGCGCCACCGGGGATGACATCGACGTCCTGATGAGCATTCACGAGACCGCAGACCTCAGCACCGCCGGGAGCGCACGTCGGGCCGTGGGGTGGTTCCAGCTCGAGCTCGCCGCTGTGAGCCAGTCACCACGTCTGGTGCGCGAGGAGATGCGCTTGCAGAGCGAGGCGGCACCCCTGCTCTGGATGTGCCTGCGCGAGCACGAGCACCGGGTGCGAAGCGCTGCCAGCCGCGAGGACGTCCTGGCGGCGCTGCGGCGCGGCGCGCCACAGGCAGCCAGGGCTGCGGTGGCCTCCTTCGTGCAGGGCTGCCTGGACTGGCTGGTCGTCGAGCGGATGCGACTGGTCGAGCTGGACACAGCTCGGGAGGAGGCGTCATGAAGGCCCTGGTGCAGGGGCGGGCTCCCCTCGAAGCCGCACGACAGGTGGGTGGAACCCTGACTCCCCTGTTCGATCAGGTGGACGCCTGGCAGCGGCAGCTCCAGCAGCACCTCGATGAGGTCTCAGCCTCCGCCGGGGTGCTGGATGCCGAAGTGGCTGACTTCGCGCTGCCGGCCCTGAGTGAGCCGTCCGGCCTGGCCTCGGGCGTCGGTTTCGTCGGTGCCCCCGGCCTCCTCGTGGGCGAAGGCTGGCACGTGGCCTGGTGGTGGCTCGCCGGACAGGCGAAGGAACCCAGGCGCCTGTCCACGGCGACGCCGGGTGGCGACCAGCTGCGTGACTACAGCGCCATGGAGTGGTGGCGCGTTCCGTCCCGGACCGCAGCTCGCCACCTCAGCGGGCCTTACGTCGACTACGTCTGCGTGAACGACTACGTGCTGACCATCACCGCCCCGGTGCTTCGAGCAGGAACGGTTGTCGGGGTGGTCGGTGCTGACCTGCTGGTCGATCGCCTCGAACGTCAGCTGCTGCCGCTGCTGACACCGATCTCAGCACCCTGCACCCTGGTCAACTCCTCGGCTCGGGTCGTCACCTCCACCGACGCCCGGCGCGAGCCGGGTTCGGTGCTGCGCTCTGACGCATTGGCGGAGGCGCTGCTGCTCATGCGGCAGGACGCCAGCGCCCCCCTCGACGTGGAGTTCGAGGAGGGCGCGAGGGTGCTTTCGTGCGGTTCGAGCTCCCTCGCCCTCGTCATCGGGCGGTGAAGCTGGAGTCGACCGGTGGTGGCGCTGCCCTGGGGGAAGGCGCCACCACCACCGGCCGAGATCGTGGATCAGGCGGCGTCCCGCCTGATGGCGCGCAGGCGTTCGGCGAAGTCGCGCGCATCACCCTCGGGGATGTGGTCGGAGTGGCGGTCGGGCTTGGCAACCAGGAGGTACGCCAGCCCTGAGCCCGCCACGACGGCGAGCCCGATGGCCACGACCCAACGGTCCAGGAAGTCCGTGGTGCCAGGAGCGGGCTTGATCAGCAGCACGATGGCGAAAACGCCGTAGGCCAGGGCGACCACGTTGACCACGAAGCCCCACCTGCCCAAGGACCACAGGCCTGCCGGACGCCAGCCCAACACGCGCTGGCGCAGCGCTGCCAGGACGACCGCCTGGAAGGAGATGTAGATCCCCAGGACGGCGAAGGCGGTGACCCGACCCAGGGAGTCCGGCCGCCAGAAGACGAACAGGCAGATGAGGATCGGCACCACGCAGACCACGAGCAGAGCGTTGGTCGGGACCGCCTTGGCCTCTGAGACATGAGACAGCCACCGGCTTGCCGGGAGCATCCGGTCGCGAGCGAAGGCGTACAGCAGTCGACTGCCCGCCGCCTGCAGGGACAGCACGCAGGAGATGAACGCCATGACCGCGACCAGGAGGAAGACCTTGGACCCGAAGCCACCCAGGGTGCTCTCCAGGATGGCCGGGATCGGGTCGGCCACCTCACCGGCGACGATGGCGCGCAGCTGGTCGGTGGGGATGGCCAACACGTACCCGGCATAGGAGACCGTCGCGGAAACACCGCCGACCACGATCGTGAGCATCATGGCTCGGGGGATTCGCCGCGCGGGGTCGGAGACCTCTTCGGCCACGTCACCGCACGCCTCGAACCCGTAGAAGAGGAACAGGCCAGCCAGGGAGGCCGCGAGGAACGTACCTGCGTAGCCGGTCCCGCCCCCCGCGCCCATGGTGTCCCAGAAGACCGACAGCGGCTGCTCGCGGTGGAAGACCAGCAGAAACAGGCCGAGCGCGATGACGCCGATCAGCTCCGCCGCCAGTCCGATCTGAGCGATCTTCGCCAGGAACCGCGTCCCGCTGTAGTTCAGGGCGAAGGCCAGCACCAGCAGACCGACCGCTGTGGCCAGGGAGATCGTCGGGGTGACCTCCAGGCTGAAGAGAGCCGCGACGAAGCCGCCGCCGAACTCGGCCACCGCGGTGACGGTCACGATGATCGCCCACAGGTACACCCACGAGACGATCCAGGCGGCCCGCCGGTTCCACAGCCGCCTGACCCAGGGGTAGATACCGCCGGCCAAGGGGTACTGCGAGACCACCTCGCCGAACACGAGCGCGACCAGGAACTGCCCGGCGCCCACGATGAAGATCCACCAGATCGACGGCGGGCCACCGATGGACAGGCTGTAGGCGAACAGGGAGTACACCCCGACCA
The Quadrisphaera sp. RL12-1S DNA segment above includes these coding regions:
- a CDS encoding APC family permease; this translates as MSTDDAQLAALGYTGQFQRSMGLWANMALGFTYLSPLVGVYSLFAYSLSIGGPPSIWWIFIVGAGQFLVALVFGEVVSQYPLAGGIYPWVRRLWNRRAAWIVSWVYLWAIIVTVTAVAEFGGGFVAALFSLEVTPTISLATAVGLLVLAFALNYSGTRFLAKIAQIGLAAELIGVIALGLFLLVFHREQPLSVFWDTMGAGGGTGYAGTFLAASLAGLFLFYGFEACGDVAEEVSDPARRIPRAMMLTIVVGGVSATVSYAGYVLAIPTDQLRAIVAGEVADPIPAILESTLGGFGSKVFLLVAVMAFISCVLSLQAAGSRLLYAFARDRMLPASRWLSHVSEAKAVPTNALLVVCVVPILICLFVFWRPDSLGRVTAFAVLGIYISFQAVVLAALRQRVLGWRPAGLWSLGRWGFVVNVVALAYGVFAIVLLIKPAPGTTDFLDRWVVAIGLAVVAGSGLAYLLVAKPDRHSDHIPEGDARDFAERLRAIRRDAA
- a CDS encoding cache domain-containing protein gives rise to the protein MKALVQGRAPLEAARQVGGTLTPLFDQVDAWQRQLQQHLDEVSASAGVLDAEVADFALPALSEPSGLASGVGFVGAPGLLVGEGWHVAWWWLAGQAKEPRRLSTATPGGDQLRDYSAMEWWRVPSRTAARHLSGPYVDYVCVNDYVLTITAPVLRAGTVVGVVGADLLVDRLERQLLPLLTPISAPCTLVNSSARVVTSTDARREPGSVLRSDALAEALLLMRQDASAPLDVEFEEGARVLSCGSSSLALVIGR
- a CDS encoding ABC transporter ATP-binding protein yields the protein MSSTPAIRLTGITKRFAGVTAVDAVDLDVQSGEFFSMLGPSGSGKTTMLRLVAGFEQPTSGSIELFGDDVTSRPAFQRDVSTVFQDYALFPHMSVLDNVAYGLRVRGIKAARRREMAMQALEAVRLAHTAQRKPAQLSGGQRQRIALARASVVEPKVLLLDEPLGALDLKLREQMQVELKQVQRDLGITFLFVTHDQEEALSLSDRVAVFNEGRIEQLGTPRELYENPASRFVADFVGTSNVFAADHAQKVLGRQGEFSIRPERLQVAAVPQASAGHSAAGTVLETIYVGSAVRCVVELDAGPRVTVLQRNDRDMGGEHLRGKRVHVMWHEEDVVVLSSSVA
- a CDS encoding FadR/GntR family transcriptional regulator; translated protein: MTRQARHIDAALSVVFAPLDDGARAGLVERRLTDAIVSGVLRDGERLPSEATMARQLGVALVTAREALEAVRERGLVQTRRGREGGSYVTCDAAAADQWARRRLRDSSRIELRDIALHVSAILGMAAEVATDRATGDDIDVLMSIHETADLSTAGSARRAVGWFQLELAAVSQSPRLVREEMRLQSEAAPLLWMCLREHEHRVRSAASREDVLAALRRGAPQAARAAVASFVQGCLDWLVVERMRLVELDTAREEAS